The following coding sequences are from one Sphingobium sp. Cam5-1 window:
- a CDS encoding type I secretion system permease/ATPase, whose amino-acid sequence MLERSTLSLAEWLDHQSSPGDELTECIAHVARHFDRSPGIVALRAGLAVDESGRLPFHQAESALDQIGLLSDHVRGRLDKWRPANLPAILPLRGERFLLLLDIKQGDALVQLPHASEPVWARLSDLESYFTGEALAVMADHGRERAEERPWDERARQHWFWREVWRARGSFGYVMLAAGIINLLAFALPLFTMNVYDRIIPNKAASSLWVLGAGVMLAFGLDFALRLARARLVDEAGREIDERLSQRLFEKVMNVPLASRAGSTGALARRVSEFESVREFFTSTTVVLVVDISFLFVFVGIIALLGGWLAVVPVVMIGIMATAGFFLQRSMASLSRDAQADSSLQSAALVEAIGGIETLKACRAEGRMLDRWRRYARMSASTQEKLRRLSSTSVTLASLCQQVTSIALVIGGFYMFAAGEITMGAIIAIVMLAGRSLAPVGQLAFVIVRARQAMTTLSSLQTLIDQPDERLDGARGIIPKVRKGAIVAKGLEFSYPGVTQPSLKGIDLRVEPGERIGIIGRVASGKSTLGRVLCGLYPPGGGMLTIDDVDSRQYHPHELRAAFRYVGQDAELFSGSVRENLLLGARDADDEKLLDALERSGASRFFGRDAAGFDLHIGERGSRLSGGQRSFLVLARALVEPTRLLFLDEPTGAMDNQTENLFVDHLARALEPEQTLIVSTHRHALLRIVDRLIVIDQGVVLADGPRDEVIGQLQKGAVQ is encoded by the coding sequence ATGTTGGAACGAAGCACATTAAGTCTGGCCGAATGGCTGGACCATCAGAGTTCGCCCGGTGACGAGCTGACCGAATGCATCGCCCATGTGGCGCGGCATTTCGATCGATCGCCGGGGATCGTCGCTCTACGGGCGGGTCTTGCCGTTGATGAATCCGGGCGCTTGCCCTTTCATCAGGCGGAGTCCGCGCTGGATCAGATCGGCCTGCTGAGCGATCATGTTCGCGGACGGCTGGACAAATGGCGGCCCGCCAACCTGCCCGCTATCCTGCCGCTAAGGGGCGAGCGTTTCCTCCTCCTGCTGGACATCAAGCAGGGCGATGCGCTGGTTCAATTGCCTCATGCGAGCGAACCGGTATGGGCGCGGCTTTCCGACCTGGAATCCTATTTCACCGGCGAGGCGCTGGCGGTCATGGCCGATCACGGCCGCGAACGAGCCGAGGAAAGGCCGTGGGACGAGCGGGCGCGGCAGCATTGGTTCTGGCGCGAAGTCTGGCGGGCGCGTGGGTCCTTTGGCTACGTCATGCTGGCGGCGGGGATCATCAACCTTCTCGCCTTCGCGTTGCCGCTGTTCACGATGAACGTCTATGACCGGATCATTCCGAACAAGGCGGCTTCCAGTCTGTGGGTATTGGGCGCGGGCGTCATGCTGGCCTTTGGGCTGGATTTTGCCTTGCGGCTCGCTCGGGCGCGGCTGGTGGACGAGGCTGGCCGGGAAATCGACGAGCGGCTGTCGCAGCGGTTGTTCGAAAAGGTGATGAACGTGCCGCTCGCCAGCCGTGCGGGCAGCACTGGTGCGCTGGCACGACGCGTGTCGGAATTCGAAAGCGTCCGGGAATTTTTCACATCGACCACCGTGGTGCTGGTGGTGGATATCAGCTTCCTGTTTGTGTTTGTCGGCATCATCGCGCTTCTGGGCGGATGGCTCGCGGTCGTGCCTGTCGTCATGATCGGCATCATGGCCACGGCTGGCTTTTTCCTTCAGCGCTCCATGGCCAGCCTGTCGCGTGATGCGCAAGCGGACTCGAGCCTGCAAAGCGCCGCGCTGGTGGAAGCGATCGGGGGCATCGAAACGCTGAAGGCATGCCGCGCCGAAGGGCGGATGCTGGACCGGTGGCGCCGTTATGCGCGGATGAGTGCATCGACGCAGGAAAAGCTGCGGCGGCTAAGCTCGACCAGCGTGACACTGGCGTCGCTGTGCCAACAGGTGACGAGCATCGCATTGGTGATCGGCGGATTTTACATGTTCGCGGCGGGCGAGATCACCATGGGTGCGATTATCGCCATCGTGATGCTAGCGGGCCGGTCATTGGCACCTGTTGGACAGCTGGCCTTCGTAATCGTGCGAGCGCGGCAGGCGATGACGACTTTGAGCAGCCTCCAGACCCTGATCGACCAGCCTGACGAACGGCTGGACGGCGCGCGTGGTATCATCCCGAAGGTGCGCAAGGGCGCAATCGTCGCCAAGGGACTGGAATTCAGCTATCCGGGCGTCACTCAGCCCAGCCTCAAAGGCATCGACCTGCGCGTCGAACCGGGCGAACGGATCGGAATCATCGGACGCGTGGCGTCGGGTAAGTCCACGCTGGGGCGGGTGCTGTGCGGCCTTTATCCTCCGGGCGGCGGCATGTTGACCATCGATGATGTGGATAGCCGCCAATATCATCCGCACGAATTGCGCGCTGCCTTCCGCTATGTCGGGCAGGATGCGGAGCTGTTCAGCGGATCGGTGCGGGAAAACCTGTTGCTGGGCGCGCGGGACGCAGATGATGAGAAGCTGCTGGACGCGCTGGAGCGGTCGGGGGCCTCGCGCTTCTTTGGACGGGATGCCGCCGGATTCGACCTTCATATCGGTGAGCGCGGCAGTCGCCTGTCGGGCGGGCAGCGGAGCTTCCTGGTGTTGGCGCGGGCGTTGGTGGAGCCGACCAGGCTGCTCTTCCTCGATGAGCCGACCGGGGCGATGGATAATCAAACGGAAAATCTGTTTGTCGACCATCTGGCAAGGGCGCTGGAGCCCGAACAGACGCTGATCGTATCGACGCACCGCCATGCCCTGCTGCGGATCGTGGACCGGCTGATCGTGATCGACCAGGGTGTGGTTCTGGCCGACGGGCCGCGCGATGAGGTTATCGGGCAGCTTCAAAAAGGAGCGGTCCAATGA
- a CDS encoding cell wall hydrolase codes for MIGRTWRLPASEACMLGLGGALVIALAAGTVGWRGNDVPKAAVETKVIDGAPAIPRQYRALVEITESEAAPLTTGQEAEAQNGRLRFVSGAIAAASPFRALQSAGEDRSRALQCLTQAIYYEAAAEPESGQRAVAQVVLNRVRHPAFAKTVCGVVYQRFNASVCQFSFVCDGSLARRPMAVLWNRAQRIAAAALAGQVEPSVGTATHYHADYVFPGWAPHLAKLVKIGAHIFYRWPGAWGLPRAFTGRYAGGEYIPAFDPSQMVAVREPQIDYPAVAALPERRAANDVGGRMDPSKGWKLSIPDPSQGGGALTSMLAAQEKAKAVALAADEHAMQEAKP; via the coding sequence ATGATCGGACGGACATGGAGGTTGCCAGCGTCTGAGGCTTGCATGCTCGGCCTCGGCGGGGCGCTTGTTATAGCCTTGGCGGCGGGAACGGTTGGCTGGCGCGGGAACGACGTTCCCAAGGCTGCGGTCGAAACGAAGGTCATCGACGGTGCGCCCGCAATACCCCGTCAGTATCGCGCGCTGGTGGAGATCACAGAGAGCGAAGCTGCGCCCTTGACGACTGGGCAGGAGGCAGAGGCGCAGAATGGCAGGCTGCGGTTTGTGTCCGGAGCCATTGCCGCAGCATCGCCTTTCCGGGCGCTTCAATCCGCAGGCGAGGACAGGAGCCGCGCGCTGCAATGCCTGACGCAGGCGATCTATTATGAAGCAGCAGCCGAACCGGAAAGCGGACAGCGCGCGGTGGCGCAGGTCGTTCTCAACCGTGTACGTCATCCCGCGTTCGCAAAGACGGTGTGCGGCGTGGTGTATCAGCGCTTCAACGCGTCAGTGTGCCAGTTCAGTTTCGTATGTGATGGTTCACTTGCGCGGCGGCCGATGGCCGTCCTCTGGAATCGGGCGCAGCGGATCGCGGCGGCGGCGCTGGCGGGACAGGTCGAACCGAGCGTTGGCACGGCGACCCATTATCATGCCGATTATGTGTTCCCTGGATGGGCGCCGCATCTGGCGAAGCTGGTGAAGATTGGCGCACACATCTTCTATCGCTGGCCGGGCGCGTGGGGCCTGCCGCGTGCTTTTACGGGACGCTATGCCGGGGGTGAATATATCCCTGCCTTCGATCCATCGCAGATGGTGGCGGTGAGGGAGCCGCAGATCGATTATCCTGCGGTGGCGGCGCTGCCCGAACGCCGGGCGGCCAATGATGTGGGCGGGCGGATGGACCCGTCCAAGGGATGGAAGCTCTCCATTCCTGATCCTTCACAAGGGGGCGGCGCTCTCACCAGCATGCTGGCAGCGCAGGAAAAGGCTAAGGCGGTGGCGCTCGCCGCCGATGAACATGCAATGCAAGAGGCAAAACCATGA
- a CDS encoding HlyD family type I secretion periplasmic adaptor subunit: MMGRWISWLRGQPGNKQVILYSGGGMLAFLLWASLAPVDEVTHGQGRVIPSSKAQVIQSAEPTTIEEILVRSGQKVSKGQLLVRLDDAMLASELGQLQAETRSLTARAGRLEKEGTGTGANCATGGPECQQEQALAAVRQSALRSKQDGLSAQVEQRRRELGEAQATIDSLGGSVQLARQRVAMLEPLAAKSIVPQTELLDARRELVDAQGRLNAAQQQASRASAAIREAQAQLSEANFQFKQDALNERSQLEAKIAVNSESLRGAKGRAQRAEIRSPVDGVVNDVQVTTIGGFVTAGQKIMQIVPIGDKLLVEARVKPNDIAFIKTGDRAVVKVTAYDFSIYGGLSGTVQQVSADSVYDEATREAYFTVVVETDRAWLGTGAHKLPITPGMVCDVEILTGRKSVLAYLLKPIMKARSEALRER; encoded by the coding sequence ATGATGGGGCGCTGGATCAGCTGGCTGCGGGGGCAGCCGGGCAACAAGCAGGTCATCCTGTATAGCGGCGGAGGCATGCTGGCGTTCCTGTTATGGGCCAGCCTCGCTCCGGTGGATGAGGTGACGCACGGGCAGGGGCGGGTTATCCCGTCGAGCAAAGCGCAGGTCATCCAGTCCGCCGAGCCGACCACGATCGAGGAGATATTGGTCCGGTCAGGGCAGAAGGTCAGCAAGGGGCAGTTGCTGGTGCGTCTGGACGACGCAATGCTGGCGTCCGAACTGGGGCAGTTGCAGGCGGAGACGCGATCGCTGACGGCTCGGGCAGGACGGCTGGAGAAGGAAGGCACCGGGACAGGGGCCAACTGCGCCACGGGTGGCCCCGAATGTCAGCAGGAGCAGGCGCTAGCCGCAGTTCGGCAATCGGCGCTTCGCAGCAAGCAGGATGGGCTTTCGGCCCAGGTGGAACAGCGCCGCCGCGAACTGGGCGAGGCGCAGGCGACGATCGACAGCCTGGGTGGCAGCGTTCAGTTGGCGCGGCAGAGGGTGGCAATGCTGGAGCCGCTTGCGGCCAAGTCCATTGTCCCGCAGACCGAATTGCTCGACGCCCGGCGTGAACTGGTGGATGCGCAAGGGCGGCTTAACGCGGCGCAGCAGCAGGCGTCGCGTGCATCGGCCGCGATCCGCGAGGCCCAGGCGCAACTGTCCGAGGCGAATTTTCAATTCAAGCAGGATGCGCTGAACGAACGTAGTCAGCTGGAGGCCAAGATTGCGGTCAATAGCGAGTCCCTGCGCGGCGCGAAGGGTCGAGCGCAACGCGCGGAAATTCGTTCGCCCGTCGATGGCGTGGTCAACGATGTGCAGGTGACGACCATCGGCGGCTTCGTGACGGCGGGGCAGAAGATCATGCAGATCGTCCCCATCGGCGACAAGCTGCTGGTGGAGGCGCGGGTGAAGCCGAACGACATCGCCTTCATCAAGACCGGTGATCGTGCGGTCGTTAAGGTCACCGCCTATGACTTTTCCATCTATGGGGGCCTGAGCGGCACCGTGCAGCAGGTGTCGGCTGATAGCGTCTATGACGAAGCGACGCGGGAGGCCTATTTCACGGTGGTAGTTGAAACCGACCGCGCTTGGCTGGGCACTGGCGCGCACAAGCTGCCCATCACGCCCGGCATGGTGTGCGATGTGGAGATATTGACGGGCCGCAAGTCGGTGTTGGCCTATCTGCTCAAGCCCATCATGAAGGCGCGGTCGGAGGCTCTGCGGGAGCGGTAA
- a CDS encoding transglutaminase-like cysteine peptidase, translating into MSGFAQILRIAPLAAPALLLSVQSGTALAQTLTPTGSITSAALKGADYGQADRLASTLLAGGMSRLAAISAQQGSMSSFNWAPPVAEPQAIVNDSRVDRTLSRMPGWELQGIRLTLSQPALSYKQPDLVPTFMRDLITAPVATFAMPKSTPLPSTPAPRAGQPDIFGSVAMAVSRTPLDDKWAAATRFAPATVLSASLLRSARAAAGLQQVEMVNSWINSRLRFVDDRQGHDSWASASQSLQRGAGDCEDYAIAKMQLLEAAGFDRHAMFLVIARDLVRQTDHAVLAVRVGSDLMILDNMTDRVLPSSEVSDYRPIMSFNAYGRWTHGYRVTKPLPVQFAAR; encoded by the coding sequence ATGTCAGGCTTCGCCCAGATCCTTCGCATCGCACCGCTTGCCGCACCGGCTCTGCTGCTGTCGGTGCAGAGCGGCACCGCGCTCGCGCAAACCCTTACGCCGACCGGCAGCATCACCAGCGCCGCGTTAAAGGGCGCAGACTATGGACAGGCCGATCGCCTCGCATCCACCCTACTCGCAGGCGGCATGAGCCGCCTTGCCGCCATCAGCGCGCAGCAGGGCAGCATGTCATCCTTCAACTGGGCACCGCCAGTCGCGGAACCGCAAGCTATCGTCAACGACAGCCGCGTTGACCGGACGCTTTCGCGCATGCCCGGATGGGAACTGCAAGGCATCCGCCTGACCCTCAGCCAGCCTGCACTCAGCTATAAGCAGCCCGACCTCGTGCCCACCTTCATGCGCGACCTCATCACAGCGCCTGTGGCCACCTTCGCCATGCCAAAGTCCACCCCGCTGCCATCTACTCCAGCGCCGCGCGCGGGACAGCCGGACATCTTCGGATCGGTGGCGATGGCAGTCAGCCGGACACCGCTCGACGACAAATGGGCCGCCGCTACCCGGTTCGCTCCGGCTACCGTCCTGTCGGCCAGCCTCTTGCGGTCGGCGCGCGCCGCTGCCGGGCTACAGCAGGTGGAGATGGTGAATAGCTGGATCAACAGCCGCCTGCGCTTCGTTGACGATCGGCAAGGCCACGACAGCTGGGCTTCAGCCAGCCAGTCGCTCCAACGCGGGGCTGGCGATTGCGAAGATTATGCCATCGCCAAGATGCAGCTTCTGGAAGCGGCTGGCTTCGATCGCCACGCCATGTTCCTCGTCATCGCGCGCGATCTGGTGAGGCAGACCGATCACGCGGTGCTGGCAGTGCGTGTTGGCAGCGACCTGATGATCCTAGACAATATGACAGATCGGGTGCTGCCTTCTTCAGAGGTCAGCGACTATCGGCCGATCATGAGCTTCAACGCTTACGGCCGCTGGACGCACGGCTATCGCGTAACGAAGCCACTGCCGGTCCAGTTCGCCGCTCGCTGA
- the parE gene encoding DNA topoisomerase IV subunit B: MSDLFASQPLSSSDYDASSIEVLEGLEPVRRRPGMYIGGTDERALHHLASEVLDNSMDEAVAGHATRIEVMLEPGNKLTITDNGRGIPVGMHPKFPGKSALEVILTTLHSGGKFTDKAYATSGGLHGVGISVVNALSIVTVVEVALNKELFRQSFAQGLPTSGLQKIGGAPNRRGTSVSFIPDHEIFGEQKFKPARLYRLARSKAYLFAGVEIRWKCAPELISDDTPAEAVFQFPGGLADHLKEQISTRECATSAFFSGSQDFPDAAGRVEWAIAWPLWSDGSYSWYCNTIPTPDGGTHETGVRAALVKGIRAFAELVGNKKAKDITADDIVTSSEIMLSVFIRDPQFQSQTKDRLTSPEAARLVENAVRDHFDHYLSDHMERGKALLAYVIDRMDERLKRKAEKEVKRKTATSARKLRLPGKLTDCSTDDPEGTEIFLVEGDSAGGSAKQARDRKTQAILPLRGKILNVASANNAKILANQEIADMILAFGCGTRKDCNPDNLRYERVVIMTDADVDGAHIATLLMTFFFQEMPELVRRGHLYLAQPPLYRLVAGGKSLYARDDAHREELLRTEFKGKKVEVSRFKGLGEMNPGQLRETTMDPKTRSLIRITLPDDIEDRQQVRELVERLMGTNPAHRFAFIQENAATVDEEAIDA, translated from the coding sequence ATGTCCGATCTGTTCGCGAGCCAGCCGCTTTCCTCCTCCGATTACGATGCATCCTCCATCGAAGTGCTCGAAGGACTGGAGCCGGTTCGCCGCCGTCCAGGCATGTATATCGGCGGGACGGACGAGCGGGCACTCCATCATCTCGCCAGCGAAGTGCTCGACAACAGCATGGACGAAGCGGTTGCGGGACATGCCACCCGTATCGAGGTCATGCTGGAACCCGGCAATAAGCTGACCATCACCGACAATGGCCGCGGCATTCCGGTTGGAATGCACCCGAAATTTCCCGGCAAATCGGCGCTGGAGGTAATTCTCACCACGCTCCACTCCGGTGGCAAGTTCACCGACAAGGCTTATGCCACGTCCGGCGGCCTTCATGGCGTAGGCATCAGCGTGGTGAACGCGCTTTCGATCGTGACCGTGGTGGAAGTCGCGCTCAACAAGGAATTGTTCCGTCAAAGCTTCGCGCAGGGCTTGCCTACCAGCGGCCTTCAGAAGATCGGCGGGGCACCTAATCGGCGGGGCACATCGGTCAGCTTCATCCCCGACCATGAAATTTTCGGCGAGCAAAAGTTCAAGCCCGCTCGTCTTTACCGGCTTGCCCGTTCCAAGGCCTATCTGTTCGCGGGCGTCGAGATCCGCTGGAAATGCGCGCCCGAACTCATAAGCGACGATACGCCAGCCGAAGCCGTGTTCCAGTTCCCCGGTGGTCTTGCCGATCATCTGAAGGAACAGATCAGCACACGCGAATGCGCGACCAGCGCCTTCTTCTCTGGTAGCCAGGATTTTCCTGACGCGGCGGGCCGCGTCGAATGGGCGATCGCCTGGCCGCTTTGGTCGGACGGCAGCTATAGCTGGTATTGCAACACCATTCCGACGCCCGACGGCGGCACACACGAAACAGGGGTGCGCGCCGCTTTGGTTAAGGGTATCCGCGCCTTCGCCGAACTGGTCGGCAACAAGAAGGCGAAGGACATCACCGCAGACGACATCGTGACCTCTTCCGAAATCATGTTGTCGGTCTTCATCCGTGATCCCCAATTCCAGAGCCAGACCAAGGATCGCCTGACCAGCCCGGAAGCCGCCCGCCTCGTCGAGAACGCGGTGCGCGATCATTTCGACCATTATTTGTCGGACCATATGGAGCGGGGCAAGGCGCTGCTCGCCTATGTCATCGACCGTATGGACGAGCGGCTGAAGCGCAAGGCGGAAAAGGAGGTCAAGCGCAAGACCGCGACATCCGCCCGCAAGCTGCGCTTGCCGGGCAAGCTTACCGATTGTTCGACCGACGATCCCGAAGGCACGGAAATTTTCCTGGTCGAAGGCGATTCGGCAGGTGGGTCGGCCAAACAGGCACGCGACCGCAAGACGCAGGCGATCCTGCCCCTACGCGGCAAAATCCTGAACGTCGCATCAGCCAACAACGCGAAAATCCTGGCGAACCAGGAAATCGCCGACATGATCCTGGCCTTCGGTTGCGGCACGCGCAAGGACTGCAATCCCGACAATCTGCGCTATGAGCGCGTCGTCATCATGACCGACGCTGACGTCGATGGCGCGCATATCGCCACACTGCTCATGACCTTCTTTTTCCAGGAAATGCCGGAACTGGTGCGGCGCGGGCACCTCTATCTCGCCCAGCCGCCGCTCTACCGCCTCGTTGCCGGGGGGAAGAGCCTCTATGCACGCGACGACGCTCATCGCGAAGAATTGCTGCGCACCGAGTTCAAGGGCAAGAAGGTCGAAGTCAGCCGCTTCAAGGGCCTTGGCGAAATGAACCCCGGCCAGTTGCGCGAAACCACCATGGACCCCAAGACCCGCAGCCTCATCCGCATAACCCTGCCCGACGATATCGAGGATCGTCAGCAAGTGCGGGAATTGGTCGAGCGCCTGATGGGAACCAACCCCGCCCACCGCTTCGCCTTCATTCAGGAAAATGCGGCCACGGTGGACGAAGAAGCGATCGACGCCTGA
- a CDS encoding GcrA family cell cycle regulator produces MSWTDERIDQLKGMWEKGLTASQIADELGGVSRNAVIGKAHRLGLQSRPSPVKPNETPKKAAPVRKPAPEAEAPKPAAPLQHSAPAPARPAPSVAPAPAQSAAAPAADAPTPAPQPRIISVGPGGFLRQGPGDQQAPIPPAPPRRLVPAKPSPEIAGKTSLLDLTERICKWPMGHPGEPDFHFCGETVNPGFPYCVEHCGRAYQAQLPRGTRRPPPPLPFGGPRVR; encoded by the coding sequence TTGTCCTGGACCGACGAGCGTATCGACCAGCTCAAGGGAATGTGGGAAAAAGGCCTGACCGCCAGCCAGATCGCGGACGAACTGGGCGGTGTCAGCCGCAATGCCGTGATTGGCAAGGCGCATCGCCTTGGCCTGCAATCGCGCCCTTCGCCCGTAAAGCCGAACGAGACGCCCAAAAAGGCTGCTCCCGTCCGCAAGCCCGCACCCGAGGCCGAAGCGCCCAAACCCGCCGCGCCGTTGCAGCATAGCGCACCCGCTCCCGCCCGCCCCGCTCCGTCGGTTGCGCCCGCGCCCGCACAATCTGCCGCAGCTCCTGCCGCAGACGCCCCTACACCCGCGCCGCAGCCTCGCATCATATCGGTTGGTCCGGGCGGATTCCTTCGCCAGGGTCCCGGCGACCAGCAGGCACCGATCCCACCTGCCCCTCCCCGCCGCCTGGTCCCTGCCAAGCCTAGCCCGGAAATCGCAGGCAAGACATCGCTGCTCGACCTGACCGAGCGTATCTGCAAGTGGCCGATGGGCCATCCGGGCGAACCGGACTTCCACTTCTGTGGTGAGACCGTGAACCCCGGCTTCCCTTATTGCGTGGAACATTGCGGCCGCGCGTATCAGGCTCAGCTGCCGCGCGGTACGCGCCGTCCGCCTCCGCCCCTGCCTTTCGGCGGTCCGCGCGTTCGCTGA
- a CDS encoding ABC transporter permease — protein sequence MNEQPQSSVSASSPPPFHEPGELVIRNVNWAGTRALYQKEVRRFMKVQLQTIWAPAVTTLMFLIIFSIALGGANRQVLGVPFADFIAPGLMIMGMMNNAFANSSFSLLAGKMQGTLIDYLMPPLSNSELLLALVGAAVTRACCVGLALWGAMALWPGVHVTPAHPWAIVWFGLMGAALTAFIGVLTSIWAEKFDHAAAITNFVIGPMTLLSGTFYSIDRLAPVFRAISHANPFFYAISGFRYGFVAAADGDVVVGSIVLLVLNVALALLCYVLLKRGWKLKA from the coding sequence ATGAACGAACAGCCCCAATCTTCCGTATCCGCCTCTTCGCCTCCTCCTTTTCATGAGCCGGGTGAACTTGTCATCCGCAACGTCAACTGGGCGGGGACCCGCGCGCTCTACCAGAAAGAGGTGCGCCGCTTCATGAAGGTGCAGCTCCAGACCATCTGGGCGCCAGCGGTTACGACGCTGATGTTCCTTATCATTTTCTCGATCGCGTTGGGCGGGGCAAACCGGCAGGTGCTGGGCGTCCCCTTCGCGGACTTCATCGCGCCGGGGCTTATGATCATGGGCATGATGAACAATGCCTTTGCCAACAGCAGCTTCTCCCTGCTGGCGGGGAAGATGCAGGGTACGCTGATCGATTATCTGATGCCGCCGCTTTCCAATAGCGAATTGCTGTTGGCCTTGGTTGGCGCGGCGGTGACGCGGGCATGCTGCGTGGGATTGGCGCTGTGGGGGGCGATGGCGCTGTGGCCGGGCGTCCATGTGACACCGGCGCATCCTTGGGCGATCGTCTGGTTTGGCCTGATGGGAGCGGCACTTACCGCGTTCATTGGAGTGCTGACATCGATCTGGGCGGAAAAGTTCGATCATGCCGCCGCGATTACTAATTTCGTGATCGGGCCGATGACGCTGTTGTCCGGCACCTTCTATTCCATTGACCGGCTGGCGCCCGTGTTCCGCGCAATCAGCCATGCAAACCCGTTTTTCTACGCGATATCGGGCTTTCGGTATGGTTTCGTCGCGGCGGCGGACGGAGATGTGGTCGTGGGAAGCATCGTTCTGCTGGTGCTGAACGTCGCGTTGGCGCTGCTGTGCTATGTGCTGCTCAAGCGTGGGTGGAAGCTCAAAGCCTGA
- a CDS encoding UDP-glucose dehydrogenase family protein, which yields MKITMIGTGYVGLVSGACFADFGHDVVCVDKDAGKIDAILSGRMPIYEPGLDQLVANNAAADRLTFTTDLAAGVKGADAIFIAVGTPSRRGDGHADLSYVYAAAREIAEAVDGPTVIVTKSTVPVGTGDEVERIVQEVRPGLDIQVVSNPEFLREGAAISDFKRPDRVVVGTTGNERAMTVMAQIYRPLNLNQAPVMFTGRRTAELIKYAANAFLATKITFINEMADLCEAVGAEVQDVSRGIGLDNRIGSKFLHAGPGYGGSCFPKDTLALVKTGQDYDTPIRIVETVVQVNDLRKRAMGRKIVKALGGEARGKTVALLGLTFKPNTDDMRDAPSLAIVQALEDAGARIIAYDPEGMEVARPMMSGVTMAKDAYEAATGADALVLVTEWDIFRALDLKRLAASMNKPLLIDLRNIYPRSEAEAAGFALTRVGGKGVI from the coding sequence GCCGATCTATGAACCCGGCCTTGATCAGCTCGTCGCCAACAATGCTGCGGCCGACCGGCTGACCTTCACCACCGACCTCGCTGCGGGGGTCAAGGGCGCGGACGCGATCTTCATCGCCGTGGGCACGCCCTCGCGCCGTGGCGATGGCCATGCGGACTTGAGCTACGTCTATGCCGCCGCGCGCGAAATTGCCGAAGCCGTGGACGGCCCGACGGTCATCGTCACCAAATCGACCGTGCCGGTTGGCACGGGTGACGAGGTTGAGCGCATCGTCCAGGAAGTACGCCCAGGCCTCGATATCCAGGTGGTCTCCAACCCGGAATTCCTGCGTGAAGGCGCCGCGATCAGCGATTTCAAGCGACCAGATCGCGTCGTCGTGGGCACCACCGGCAACGAACGGGCCATGACCGTCATGGCGCAGATTTACCGGCCGCTGAACCTCAACCAGGCACCCGTCATGTTCACTGGACGGCGCACAGCGGAACTGATCAAATATGCCGCCAACGCCTTCCTCGCGACGAAGATCACCTTCATCAACGAGATGGCGGACCTCTGCGAGGCTGTCGGTGCCGAGGTGCAGGACGTGTCGCGCGGCATCGGCCTCGACAACCGGATCGGCAGCAAATTCCTCCATGCCGGTCCCGGCTATGGCGGCTCCTGCTTCCCCAAGGACACGCTGGCGCTGGTGAAGACGGGGCAGGATTATGACACACCGATCCGCATCGTGGAAACGGTTGTGCAGGTCAACGACCTGCGCAAGCGCGCGATGGGCCGCAAGATTGTGAAAGCGCTGGGCGGCGAAGCGCGCGGCAAAACCGTTGCTCTGCTCGGCCTCACCTTCAAGCCCAACACGGACGACATGCGTGATGCGCCCAGCCTTGCCATCGTGCAGGCGCTGGAAGATGCGGGCGCCCGAATCATCGCCTATGATCCCGAAGGCATGGAGGTCGCCCGACCGATGATGTCAGGCGTCACCATGGCGAAAGACGCCTACGAGGCCGCGACTGGCGCCGACGCCCTTGTGCTGGTCACGGAATGGGATATTTTCCGCGCCCTTGATTTGAAGCGCCTTGCCGCTTCGATGAACAAGCCTCTGCTCATTGACCTGCGAAATATCTATCCCCGCAGCGAAGCCGAAGCGGCAGGCTTTGCCCTCACCCGCGTCGGCGGCAAGGGCGTCATTTGA